The Venenivibrio stagnispumantis genomic sequence AAGAACCAAATATAGCCATACTTTTTATATGATATTTTTCTTCCAATTCTTTTTTATGCTCTTCTATGATTTTCTTTATTTTTTCTAAATTTTGCATATAATCTCCTTTTTCATCAATAGAGCATTTATATTATTCTCATAATAATCCTTTCTTATATTATAAACCTCAAATCCAAATTTTTTATATAAATTTATGGCTTTTTGATTATTTTCTGCTACCTCTAAGTATATATATTTTACATTATTGCTTTTACAAAAGTTGATGATGTAATTCATAATCTCTTTTCCTATCCCTTTTTGCTGATATTCCGGTTTAACTGATATAATAAGAATCTCTGCTGTATCAAATATTATATTTAGCTCAAATACGGCTACTATTTTATCTTTTATTTTCAATATTTTTTTGATTGCATTTTTGGAAAATTGATAATCTCTATTTAATGCTTCTTTTATTATCTGTTTTACCGGCTCTATATCTTTTTCTGTCAAATCTTCAATTATCATCTATTATTTTTTTAAACTTTCTCTTAAAAATTTTACAAGATTTTCTTCTGTAACAGCCCCATAGATTATATTTATCTTTTTACCATTTTTTACAATATAAGTAGTAGGTGTTCCAAATATTGGAAAGATTACCTGATTTTTT encodes the following:
- the rimI gene encoding ribosomal protein S18-alanine N-acetyltransferase; amino-acid sequence: MIIEDLTEKDIEPVKQIIKEALNRDYQFSKNAIKKILKIKDKIVAVFELNIIFDTAEILIISVKPEYQQKGIGKEIMNYIINFCKSNNVKYIYLEVAENNQKAINLYKKFGFEVYNIRKDYYENNINALLMKKEIICKI
- a CDS encoding TlpA family protein disulfide reductase, yielding MKRLFLFLIYFINIAFAIDGKENNFQDKDFPIYANNPKNQVIFPIFGTPTTYIVKNGKKINIIYGAVTEENLVKFLRESLKK